The following are encoded in a window of Spea bombifrons isolate aSpeBom1 chromosome 2, aSpeBom1.2.pri, whole genome shotgun sequence genomic DNA:
- the SLITRK1 gene encoding SLIT and NTRK-like protein 1, giving the protein MLLWILLLEISLCFAAGNVTRDVCKEKICSCNEVEGDLHVDCEKKGFSNLQHFSAPTSQFYHLFLHGNSLTRLFPNEFANFYNAVSLHMENNGLHEIVPGAFLGLQLVKRLHINNNKIKAFRRHTFLGLDDLEYLQADFNLLRDIDPGAFRDLNKLEVLILNDNLISTLPTNVFQYVPITHLDLRGNRVKTLPYEGVLEQIPGIAEILLEDNPWDCSCDLLSLKEWLENIPKNALIGRVICEAPTRLQGNDLNETTEQELCPSKNAVDSSLAAPPAQDETCDPGPIPTPFKVNGQEDPATQGSSVSGGTKTPGNWQIKTRPTAVVSEMNSNYKAPHVFVCPSFCSCGQQILGPGLKVDCSSKNVKSLADLEPKPPNVQELFLRENKIHTIRRSHFGDYGNLTLLDLGNNNIGMVENNTFQNLTDLRWLYMDKNCIDTLMPDKFTGLQSLEYLNLEFNFIQLILPNTFNPMPNLRILILNNNLLKSLPVDVFAGVSLSKLSLHNNYFMYLPVAGVLDQLTSIIQIDLHGNQWDCSCNNVPFKQWAERLGPEVIVSDLKCYFPEEFWGKDFRFLSNDMMCPLLYAKSPTTLNSLNKNSTGLTETNTHPNSYLETSRVSISVLVPGLLLVFVTSAFTVVGMLVFILRNRKRSKRRDANSSASEINSLQTVCDSSYWHNGPYNTDGTHRVYDCGSHSLSD; this is encoded by the coding sequence ATGCTGCTTTGGATTCTGCTGCTGGAGATATCTCTTTGTTTTGCCGCTGGGAACGTTACCAGAGACGTTTGCAAAGAAAAGATCTGTTCTTGTAACGAGGTAGAAGGAGATCTGCACGTAGACTGTGAGAAAAAGGGATTTTCGAACCTTCAGCATTTCTCTGCCCCCACATCCCAATTCTACCATTTGTTCCTGCATGGGAATTCTTTAACGAGGCTTTTCCCTAATGAGTTCGCTAACTTTTACAATGCCGTCAGTTTACACATGGAGAACAATGGTTTACATGAGATTGTTCCTGGTGCCTTTCTGGGATTGCAGCTGGTGAAACGTTtgcacattaataataataaaatcaaagctTTCAGAAGACACACTTTCCTTGGACTGGATGATCTAGAGTATCTCCAGGCTGATTTCAACCTGTTAAGAGACATTGACCCGGGTGCGTTTAGAGATTTAAACAAGCTAGAGGTTTTAATTTTGAATGACAACCTCATTAGCACGTTGCCTACTAACGTGTTCCAGTATGTACCGATCACACATCTGGATCTCCGGGGGAACCGAGTTAAGACCTTGCCCTATGAAGGAGTCTTGGAACAAATCCCAGGCATAGCTGAAATCCTCTTGGAGGATAATCCTTGGGACTGCAGTTGCGATCTGTTATCTCTAAAGGAGTGGCTAGAAAATATCCCAAAGAATGCATTGATCGGTAGAGTTATTTGCGAAGCCCCCACCAGGCTACAGGGCAACGACTTGAATGAAACCACAGAGCAAGAGCTTTGTCCCTCAAAAAATGCAGTGGATTCAAGCCTGGCTGCTCCCCCTGCCCAGGATGAAACCTGCGATCCTGGACCAATCCCAACCCCATTTAAGGTCAACGGGCAAGAAGATCCTGCCACCCAAGGCTCATCAGTAAGCGGGGGTACAAAAACCCCAGGGAACTGGCAGATTAAAACTCGACCTACAGCTGTTGTGTCAGAAATGAATTCCAATTACAAAGCCCCCCACGTGTTTGTATGCCCATCGTTCTGCAGTTGCGGTCAGCAAATCCTTGGCCCGGGTCTAAAAGTTGACTGCAGTAGCAAGAACGTGAAGAGCTTGGCAGATCTGGAGCCCAAACCACCAAATGTCCAGGAATTGTTTCTAAGGGAGAACAAGATCCATACCATAAGAAGATCGCACTTTGGGGATTATGGCAATTTAACTTTACTGGATTTGGGAAATAACAACATAGGCATGGTAGAGAACAACACCTTCCAGAATTTAACAGATCTTCGCTGGCTCTACATGGATAAAAACTGTATAGATACCCTAATGCCGGATAAATTCACAGGACTGCAGAGTCTGGAATATTTAAATTTGGAATTTAATTTCATTCAACTGATCCTCCCAAACACATTTAATCCAATGCCCAACCTTAGGATCCTGATCCTAAATAATAATCTCCTTAAATCACTACCTGTGGATGTTTTTGCTGGAGTCAGTCTTTCCAAACTGAGTCTTCAcaacaattattttatgtaccttCCAGTGGCTGGGGTCTTGGATCAACTCACTTCTATCATACAGATTGATTTACATGGCAACCAGTGGGACTGTTCCTGCAACAACGTGCCTTTTAAACAATGGGCAGAACGCCTTGGCCCCGAGGTAATTGTAAGTGATCTCAAATGTTATTTCCCGGAAGAATTTTGGGGGAAAGATTTCAGGTTTCTTTCCAATGATATGATGTGTCCATTACTGTATGCAAAATCACCCACCACTTTAAATTCACTTAACAAAAACAGTACTGGCTTGACTGAAACCAATACTCATCCAAATTCCTACCTAGAGACCAGCCGAGTTTCAATATCTGTTCTTGTACCAGGACTCTTGCTGGTGTTTGTAACCTCTGCCTTCACAGTAGTTGGGATGCTCGTCTTTATCCTTAGAAACAGGAAAAGATCAAAGAGAAGGGATGCCAACTCATCTGCATCTGAAATCAATTCCTTGCAGACGGTGTGTGATTCTTCTTACTGGCACAATGGACCATATAATACAGATGGCACCCATAGAGTTTACGATTGTGGATCTCATTCCCTATCAGACTAG